DNA from Asticcacaulis sp. ZE23SCel15:
GGGATCGAAATCGACATCGGCAGAAATATTGTCGTGGTGCGGGGCCTTGAGCGCCATGCCGTAACAATGAGCCGTTTCCAGCGCATCAATGATGTGCAGGCAGTGCGCAAACGATTCCGCGAAATCCTCCCACGGGTGCATCGAGGCGTAGGCCGAGATATATTCGTTTTGCCAGTTGGGCGGCGTGCCGTTGGCGTAGTGCTTCTGAATGGCCGTGTCGTAGTCGATGCGGTCGTCACCAAAGACGGCGCGGCATTCTTCCAGCAGCCCGCCGTCACGCACCATCTTGTTCCAGATAAAATGGCCGATTTCGTGCCGGAAATGGCCCAAAAGCGTGCGGTAATGCTCATTCATCTGGCTGCGCACGGTCTCGCGCGTCAGGTCATCGGCTTCGGCGGCGCGGATGGAGATCAGGCCCTCATCGTGGCCGGTCATGGCCGCCTTATGGCGACCGTCGGAGGTGATCTGATCCTCAAGGAAATCAAAGGCCAGACCGCCGTGCGGGTCAACATCGCGGCCTTGTGCCGGCAGGTTCCATTTCAGAAACGAATAGAACAGATGGCGTTGAGCTTCGCCAATCCGGCGCCAGTTGTCGATGCTGTTGGGCACAAAGCGATTATAGCGGCAGGCGCGGCAAAAATCGTTAGGGTCTTCGGCCCCGACCGTCCAGTTACAAACATCGGTGACCGCATTGGCGCAGAAGCGCTGACTGGCCGAACCATTCACCGGCTTCCAGAACGGCTCGCTGACCGGCTCCATCGCGCACAGTTCCTGAAGCTGCGGGACAAAGCCCAGACGGTAGCCGCAGTTCACGCAATTACGGTTATGGAAATATACCGTATTCTGACAGTTGCTACAGGTGAAGATTTTCATGGGTTGCGGTTATTTTCTGGCGGCTTGGGTTACATTTATTGCCTGTCTAAGGCGTATGATGCTCCTAAATCCATCTTTACACATCCTCTGTTTTGTAAGCAGTACGTAAGGACTAACTCAGATAAACATAATGTCGCCCGCCTGAAGGGTCGGTGTATTCAGAAGGAACGCCACCACGCTTGCGCTTGATGCGCCATTGCCATCAATATCAAACCACAGGGCGCGCGTGGCGGTATCAAAATAAACCGTTGCCGTGGTCGCCGTTGGCGTGACACCTGCACCCGTTAAGAAGCCAACACCTTGCGTAAGCTGAAATCCAGCCGGAACCCCAAAGGCA
Protein-coding regions in this window:
- a CDS encoding putative zinc-binding metallopeptidase, which encodes MKIFTCSNCQNTVYFHNRNCVNCGYRLGFVPQLQELCAMEPVSEPFWKPVNGSASQRFCANAVTDVCNWTVGAEDPNDFCRACRYNRFVPNSIDNWRRIGEAQRHLFYSFLKWNLPAQGRDVDPHGGLAFDFLEDQITSDGRHKAAMTGHDEGLISIRAAEADDLTRETVRSQMNEHYRTLLGHFRHEIGHFIWNKMVRDGGLLEECRAVFGDDRIDYDTAIQKHYANGTPPNWQNEYISAYASMHPWEDFAESFAHCLHIIDALETAHCYGMALKAPHHDNISADVDFDPYTVLDFDRLAETWIPLSVAINSIHASMGERPLYPFILSPRVKEKLAFVHKIITRQPVQRPFMQTPQMA